A section of the Echeneis naucrates chromosome 12, fEcheNa1.1, whole genome shotgun sequence genome encodes:
- the dnajc25 gene encoding dnaJ homolog subfamily C member 25 isoform X2, with the protein MRPATAEAEPRAGSSVLAAASWTEEMVLCPEWSRGCGRFAGRSRAMKPWWRLAVLLVSVASMPTVTALVEGLYCGTEVCYDVLGVSREASKVEIARAYRQLARRYHPDHFRPGEPGLERETTDSAQKRFLLIVTAYETLKDEDTRRDYDYMLDHPEEYYQHYYAYYRRQLTPKVDVRIVILVTICAISIFQYYSWHSSYNEAINYLVTVPKYRIQATEIAKQQGLLNRTKEKGKNRRSKEEIREQEEEVIRDIIKNKIDIKGGYQKPNLSDILLCQIVLFPYYLTNYVAWYVSWIYRFTICREEYGDEEKLYIIRRYMKMSQPQFDSLDENTRQSFLEKHLWIKENYERPSTDAPLPQVQSEDISTPRPSSQRIK; encoded by the exons ATGCGGCCTGCGACAGCGGAGGCTGAGCCGCGAGCTGGCAGCAGCGTCCTGGCAGCAGCGTCCTGGACGGAAGAGATGGTTCTTTGTCCGGAGTGGAGCCGTGGCTGTGGCCGGTTTGCAGGGCGTTCGAGGGCGATGAAGCCCTGGTGGCGGCTCGCAGTGCTTCTGGTCTCCGTAGCCTCCATGCCAACGGTCACGGCGCTGGTGGAGGGCCTGTACTGTGGCACAGAGGTCTGTTACGATGTGCTCGGTGTCAGCAGGGAGGCCTCCAAAGTGGAGATCGCTCGGGCGTACCGGCAGCTGGCTCGCCGGTACCATCCCGACCATTTCAGGCCAGGAGAACCGgggttggagagagagacaacggATTCAGCTCAAAAAAGATTCCTGCTCATCGTAACCGCGTACGAGACATTAAAG GATGAGGATACTCGGCGGGACTATGACTACATGTTGGACCACCCTGAGGAGTACTATCAGCATTACTACGCGTACTACCGTCGACAGCTCACCCCCAAAGTGGACGTCAGGATTGTCATCCTGGTCACCATCTGTGCTATTTCCATTTTCCAG TACTACAGCTGGCACAGCAGCTATAATGAGGCAATCAACTACCTGGTGACTGTTCCCAAATACCGAATCCAGGCCACAGAGATCGCCAAACAGCAGGGCCTCCTTAACCGCACGAAGGAGAAGGGGAAAAACCGCCGTTCCAAAGAGGAGATTcgggagcaggaagaggaggtgatCCGTGATATCATCAAAAACAAGATTGATATTAAAGGAGGCTATCAAAAGCCCAACCTGTCAGACATCCTCCTATGTCAGATTGTGCTCTTCCCCTATTACCTGACCAACTACGTGGCCTGGTATGTTTCCTGGATTTATCGCTTCACCATATGCAGAGAGGAGTATGGCGATGAGGAGAAGCTCTACATCATCAG GAGATACATGAAGATGTCTCAACCTCAGTTTGACAGTTTGGATGAAAACACCAGACAGTCCTTCCTGGAGAAACACCTCTGGATCAAAGAAAACTATGAG CGGCCATCGACAGATGCACCCCTCCCCCAGGTGCAGAGTGAGGACATCTCAACTCCCCGCCCATCATCACAGAGGATTAAGTGA
- the dnajc25 gene encoding dnaJ homolog subfamily C member 25 isoform X1: MRPATAEAEPRAGSSVLAAASWTEEMVLCPEWSRGCGRFAGRSRAMKPWWRLAVLLVSVASMPTVTALVEGLYCGTEVCYDVLGVSREASKVEIARAYRQLARRYHPDHFRPGEPGLERETTDSAQKRFLLIVTAYETLKDEDTRRDYDYMLDHPEEYYQHYYAYYRRQLTPKVDVRIVILVTICAISIFQYYSWHSSYNEAINYLVTVPKYRIQATEIAKQQGLLNRTKEKGKNRRSKEEIREQEEEVIRDIIKNKIDIKGGYQKPNLSDILLCQIVLFPYYLTNYVAWYVSWIYRFTICREEYGDEEKLYIIRRYMKMSQPQFDSLDENTRQSFLEKHLWIKENYETYKKEQEEQMKVKMATDPRMKRYRRWMKNEGPGRLTFIDE; encoded by the exons ATGCGGCCTGCGACAGCGGAGGCTGAGCCGCGAGCTGGCAGCAGCGTCCTGGCAGCAGCGTCCTGGACGGAAGAGATGGTTCTTTGTCCGGAGTGGAGCCGTGGCTGTGGCCGGTTTGCAGGGCGTTCGAGGGCGATGAAGCCCTGGTGGCGGCTCGCAGTGCTTCTGGTCTCCGTAGCCTCCATGCCAACGGTCACGGCGCTGGTGGAGGGCCTGTACTGTGGCACAGAGGTCTGTTACGATGTGCTCGGTGTCAGCAGGGAGGCCTCCAAAGTGGAGATCGCTCGGGCGTACCGGCAGCTGGCTCGCCGGTACCATCCCGACCATTTCAGGCCAGGAGAACCGgggttggagagagagacaacggATTCAGCTCAAAAAAGATTCCTGCTCATCGTAACCGCGTACGAGACATTAAAG GATGAGGATACTCGGCGGGACTATGACTACATGTTGGACCACCCTGAGGAGTACTATCAGCATTACTACGCGTACTACCGTCGACAGCTCACCCCCAAAGTGGACGTCAGGATTGTCATCCTGGTCACCATCTGTGCTATTTCCATTTTCCAG TACTACAGCTGGCACAGCAGCTATAATGAGGCAATCAACTACCTGGTGACTGTTCCCAAATACCGAATCCAGGCCACAGAGATCGCCAAACAGCAGGGCCTCCTTAACCGCACGAAGGAGAAGGGGAAAAACCGCCGTTCCAAAGAGGAGATTcgggagcaggaagaggaggtgatCCGTGATATCATCAAAAACAAGATTGATATTAAAGGAGGCTATCAAAAGCCCAACCTGTCAGACATCCTCCTATGTCAGATTGTGCTCTTCCCCTATTACCTGACCAACTACGTGGCCTGGTATGTTTCCTGGATTTATCGCTTCACCATATGCAGAGAGGAGTATGGCGATGAGGAGAAGCTCTACATCATCAG GAGATACATGAAGATGTCTCAACCTCAGTTTGACAGTTTGGATGAAAACACCAGACAGTCCTTCCTGGAGAAACACCTCTGGATCAAAGAAAACTATGAG ACGTACaaaaaggagcaggaggagcaaaTGAAGGTAAAGATGGCAACTGACCCAAGAATGAAGAGATACCGTCGGTGGATGAAGAATGAGGGACCTGGGCGGTTGACATTCATCGACGAATGA